The following proteins are co-located in the Apium graveolens cultivar Ventura chromosome 5, ASM990537v1, whole genome shotgun sequence genome:
- the LOC141660217 gene encoding uncharacterized protein LOC141660217, giving the protein MDVEGEKWIFLPNYSDKYRKGVEDFVTIAFSKYAVGKELMCPCKTCSNRFWTDAKGIREHLICNGPCPHYLEWIYEVSTLRMENMIGDMDEMDTDIGMGLGDEFEAMIQNVYGTGNDTGEDGVRKGMNADARKFYTLVNEGRQPLYPESKKFTRLSFIVRLYQLKCIHGFSEAIFSDLLDLIKEAFPKVNMPWKVLEDKNGPNMDISKSKEQKVPTKVLRYFPLKPRLQRMFQSSDYSNSMTWHALARKKDGKFRHPGDGKGWKSLDTKYPEFGAEMRNVRLGLAADRFNPYRSMNISHSTWPVVLLLIKELKELWKVGKEIYDVRVDNTFRLHAGLLWTISDFPGYAVLLGWGTKSKLACPSCHYETSSTYLKHSKKVVYLNHRKFLPPDHKWRFDRRRFNGDVELLGSPELLTGIEVEHLLCGYENDLGKQQKKHRGSSSDCPWKKKSIFFELPY; this is encoded by the exons ATGGATGTTGAAGGAGAGAAATGGATATTTCTTCCTAACTACAGTGATAAATATAGGAAGGGGGTGGAAGATTTTGTTACGATAGCATTTTCTAAATATGCCGTAGGAAAGGAGTTAATGTGTCCTTGTAAAACCTGTAGTAATCGTTTCTGGACTGATGCCAAGGGTATACGTGAGCATCTCATATGTAATGGTCCTTGTCCCCATTATCTTGAATGGATTTACGAGGTCTCAACTCTTAGGATGGAAAACATGATCGGCGACATGGATGAGATGGATACTGATATAGGTATGGGTTTAGGCGATGAGTTCGAGGCGATGATACAAAATGTATATGGAACAGGTAATGATACTGGTGAAGACGGAGTTAGAAAGGGAATGAATGCTGATGCGAGGAAATTTTATACGCTTGTTAACGAGGGTAGGCAGCCTTTATATCCCGAGTCTAAAAAATTTACTCGTTTAAGTTTCATAGTTAGGCTTTACCAACTAAAGTGCATTCATGGATTTAGCGAGGCGATATTTAGCGATTTGCTTGACTTAATAAAAGAGGCTTTTCCCAAAGTTAACATGCC GTGGAAAGTACTTGAAGATAAAAATGGGCCTAATATGGATATATCTAAGTCGAAGGAACAAAAAGTCCCAACAAAAGTGCTGAGGTATTTTCCTTTGAAGCCAAGGCTGCAAAGAATGTTCCAGAGCTCTGATTATTCTAACTCAATGACATGGCATGCGTTAGCACGAAAAAAGGATGGCAAGTTTAGGCATCCGGGTGACGGCAAGGGCTGGAAGTCGCTAGATACCAAATATCCAGAATTTGGGGCAGAAATGCGAAATGTTAGGTTAGGATTAGCTGCCGACAGATTTAATCCATATCGGTCAATGAATATTTCTCATAGTACCTGGCCAGTTGTGCTA CTGTTAATCAAAGAATTGAAAGAATTATGGAAGGTTGGGAAAGAAATTTATGATGTAAGGGTAGACAACACATTTAGGCTGCACGCGGGCCTCTTATGGACGATAAGTGACTTTCCGGGATATGCAGTTTTATTGGGTTGGGGCACGAAAAGTAAACTGGCCTGCCCTTCATGCCACTACGAGACCTCGTCAACATATTTAAAACATAGCAAGAAGGTGGTATATTTAAACCACAGAAAATTTCTTCCTCCCGACCACAAGTGGAGGTTTGATAGGAGGAGATTTAATGGGGATGTAGAATTGCTAGGAAGTCCTGAACTGTTAACAGGAATAGAGGTTGAGCATCTTTTGTGTGGCTATGAAAATGACTTAGGGAAGCAACAGAAAAAACATAGGGGTTCTTCATCAGATTGCCCTTGGAAGAAAAAGTCCATCTTTTTCGAGTTACCATATTAG
- the LOC141660218 gene encoding uncharacterized protein LOC141660218 — protein METNLSRYLLVLRVVHKGPYEFKDDKGRVKYIDVLTPNELLKIDYNRKTRSMLIMGLNQAEYDKISSLKTAKKIWNAHETYHEGSKALREVKLSAIMNDFGNFKLGDGETTKDAQARFQNTINGLQILGKKIPQEEINLKVLSSVPIFYQDKITALESALNVDTMDHLTIFAEME, from the coding sequence ATGGAAACTAACTTATCCAGATATCTACTTGTTTTAAGGGTTGTTCATAAAGGACCATATGAGTTCAAAGATGATAAAGGGAGAGTCAAATATATTGATGTACTTACTCCTAACGAACTATTAAAGATCGACTACAATAGAAAAACTAGGAGCATGCTGATCATGGGTCTAAATCAAGCTGAATATGATAAAATATCTTCTCTCAAGACTGCAAAGAAGATCTGGAATGCTCATGAAACATATCATGAAGGATCTAAAGCTTTGAGAGAAGTAAAGCTTAGTGCTATAATGAATGATTTTGGGAATTTCAAGCTCGGAGATGGTGAAACTACCAAGGATGCTCAAGCAAGATTTCAAAACACAATCAATGGTCTACAAATATTGGGAAAGAAGATTCCTCAAGAAGAAATTAACCTAAAAGTACTTAGCTCGGTTCCTATTTTTTATCAAGACAAAATTACAGCTTTGGAATCTGCTTTGAATGTTGATACAATGGATCATCTTACTATCTTTGCTGAGATGGAATAA